Part of the Eriocheir sinensis breed Jianghai 21 chromosome 47, ASM2467909v1, whole genome shotgun sequence genome is shown below.
TATAAGCAAATACCAAAGCCTTAAGGGGACTGACTGACGAGAAGTGCTTGCTTAGAAATAATAAATAACTAACTTAATAATGCTTGTGTACAGAGTGCTTAAGTGGACACAAAGCCTTAaggggactgactgactgacgaagtGCTTATAGCGAATGAATAACGAACTTGTAACTTATAATGCATGAACAGAGTGCTTAAGATGGACACCTAACTACCTTGTGACTTGTAATGCCTAGTGAATCGCCTTGTAAGAGTAACTGGTAACAAGGGTGACAGGTGGGGTGACTGTCTCATTTCCACGTCTCTCTAAGCAAATATCAAAGACTTAAACAATACAACTTAAGATGATTAACTGAAGAGATAATAAATGGAAGTCGCTTTTAACAAGGGTGACTGTCTCATTTCCAAGTCTCTGTAAGCAAATACCAAAGCCTTAAACAATACAACTTAAGATGATAAGCTGGTAGAGATAATCAATATAGAAGTGTATCACAAGCCTTTTAACATTTGGAAAGAAACGAAGCGAATATGATAACCGTTTACTTGAAGGAGATAATTAACTGGAACTGTATTACGAACTTTAAcacaaggtagaaaaaaaaaatgcgagtgGAAGAGCCGAATGTCACGTAAAAAGAATCATTAGAGCTTTATTACTAACCGAATAACCGATGTCCTGAATAAGAGAATAAATTAAACAGGATTACCAACATTTTAACGTTCTAGTGTCAGGCAAACAAATGAGCAATAAGCTGCGTGGAATTCAATTAGTGGAACAACAGTAGTAGCATCAGACAGCGGGAACCTTTTAGTGACAAGCCTGGATGGGATGGGAAACTGTGGTAAACTGGGGCATCTATTATTATTAAGGGGGGCGTCTGGTGTGGGAAACTGGAAAGCTGGGGCACCTGTTATCATTAAGGGAGGCGTCTGGTGGCGAGGGAGAAATATCTAGTGTCGTATTACAGACTAGGAGAGGTGAGTGAGGACAGACACAGAGTAAGGAGGCCCAAGTGATGATGGTATGGGGCTTACAGAGTGGTGAGCTGGGGCAACTATTATCATTAAGGGGGGCatgtggtggtgagggagaaaTAAGTCCAAAGTCTCACACATTTGCTAAGGCTGTGGGGTTAGAATTTCCTTGGGTAGTTCTTTgatgctggtggtagtttggcaaggcttctgcaccatgaacatgaaaaagaacAAATGGGAGAGTGAGTAACATacttttttttggcctttgaaaagagtcaatgtgagaggcggaacgccagcactcgtcgagcgagcaactctcctgccTCTGGGCCACCTGTAGActgttgagttgctcgctcggctcagctacgggctgccaTGAGCACCCGTTTCCCCGCCTGGCCGACGGGCCGTCAATCACTGACGAAGGCCCGTTTCCCCTTCTGAGGGGAAGaaacatagaagaagaagaagaagaaggacctTTAGTGTCATAATAGGCTAGGAAACGGAGGTGAGTTTGGACAGAAGCAGAGTAAGGGAGTTCCAAGCGATGTTGTCATGGGCCTtatagagagaagaaatgaaggaaatgtagAAGGAAAAGACGTAACCAGGATGAATTTGAAACAGTAATACCCAAACTATGGTCTAACTCTGTCCTAACACTATACCCCATGTCCTACGAGGCTTACAGAGAgacgaaatgaaggagagggagaaggaagacataAACAGGATGAATTAAAAACTGTAATACCCAAACCATGTCCTAACTCTGTTCCCCATGTCCTATGAGGCTtacagagagaagaaagaaaggaagaagtaaaaagggaaaTGACCATAAACAGGAAGGATTAAAAAACTGTAATACAAACAAACACCGCCATGTCCTAATTGCCTTTAAATCCTCCCCTCAACAACTTAGGTATCTCTGCATGGCCTCGCCCCTGataacctcccccctcccccccttcccttagtTAGTGGACAGTGTCAGCATGATCCTCCCTTCGCCCCCCTGTCCcacatcctcccccctcccccacctcactacgcatgctctttctctctctttctctttctcttccgcctccctcttcgttacacacacactactactacttctactactactactactactactactactactaataataataataataataataataaacaaacaaaatcatCTCATTAGTAGTGACAAGCATTGCGTAtcttacaacaacaataacaacaacaatattagtagtagtgatggtagtagtagtagtagtagtagtagtagtagtagtaacaatagtaatcaCATTAGGAAGACCTTCAATAATAACTAATTCAACTATTTCGTAACAatcctttatttctcatttctcatcatTTTCTGTACATAAATAAAtcgatacaaaaaatacacatgaaagacaCTTCTTCTTCTTAGCCTCACTAATACTTAAGCGGAGCGGGAGTCTATTCTAtcccttatttttctattctattctctgtTCTCTTGATTATCTTCTTTCTAATCTCTATtctattctttattccttctattatatcatctcttctttctattctattctctattctgtctattctattctctattctttctattctattctttgtttttttctattttattctctattCATTCTAATCTATTATGTACTCTATTCTATTCTGTATTACATTctctattctattttattatctattctttctattctcttctctattctttctattctattatctattctttctattctcttctcttctctattctttctattctattatctattctttctattctattctctattctttctattctattctctattctttctattctcttctcttctctattctattatctattctttctattctattctctattctttctattttattctctattctttctattctattctctattctttctattttattctctctattctttctattctttctctctattttttctcttattaataAAGTTCAGATCTTACAGGAATGATATTAAGTCTTGGACCCTTGAGTGTGTAAGAGAGgaagtattttctctctctctctctctctctctctctctctctctctctctctctctctctctctctctctctctctctctctaagtacatATTATCTTTCATGGGGTAATAGTACTCAGCTTAcactgcaaaacacacacacacacacacacacacacgcatgaagCTTATATGTAGTAatgatatagtaataataatagcaataaaaaataCAATATCACAGTTCAACGTGTGctatatggaagaggaggaggaggaggaagagaggaggaggaggaggaggaggaactaacaACGATATTAACAACTACATCccttatataaaacacacacgcacacacacacacacacatactcaaacACGCCGTCACGTTCTCAAAGACTCAACCACCGACGACGAAGACGAAAACGGAAGAACGGACACACAACTAACTGagtggaggaagacgaggaggagagggaggaggaagaccaaggcAGCAGGAGGCGCGGGCGGAGGCGGGTGGGCGTTGCAGAGGTCGGCGGCGCAGTAACAGACGGTGGTGGTCGTGCGGCGGTCGCGGCCCTCCACCagcaccagctcctcctcctccgtgtagcAGCGCTCCTCCACCAAGCCCCGGTCCCGCGCGGCGTTCAGGAAGTCCCGCCCGCCGCAGTACATCTCCGTCACGGCCACTCCTGCAGGATACCGTATAGGATGCTTGTCTAGGATGTGTTGTAAGGGCAGTATAAAAGAATGCTGAACCATGACTCTTGAAGGATATAGAGTAGGATACTTGTATAGGATGTGCAGGGAAGGCAAGaatgaggtaaaggaggaagaagatgaagaaaaaatgactCCTCCATCAACGTAGGATGTGTAGAATGTGTAGTAAGGGCAGTATAGAAGAAGGATGAACCATGACTCTTGAAGGATAGCGTAGGATAATTGTATAGGATGTGCAGGGAAGGCAAGaatgaggtaaagaaggaggaagaagatgaagaaaaaatgactCCTCCATCAACGTAGGATGTGTAGAATGTGTCAGAAGggcaagagaagaaagaggaggcacCATTACTCTTGAAGAATAGAGTAGGATGCTTATGTAGGATGTGTCGTGAGGGAATTACATCGAGAGGCAAAGTAGGAGTGGGAAGTTAtttgctgtgagagagagaaaagacgaagaaatattGACGCAGTAGCTCGCCGAACCTCTCCGTCACCGCCACCCCTTTAGGAAGAGATGGATAGGAAGCGTAGGTTGAATGTATAGGATGCTGTGGTGATagtgggagtgagaggggaagaggaggtgattaagagagaaacggaagggttaaggaaagaaaagaatgatgaaataGTGAGGAGatggctgtaaaaaaataaataaataaataaataaataaaaacgaggcaaaggagatgaaaaggatttGTGAAGGATGtgttgatgaaggaaggaaggaaggaggtgacgaTGCtgaaaggtggagaggaggaagaggaaggagaagaggaaagatgtgtgtgtgtgtgtgtgtgtgtgtgtgtgtgtgtgtgtgtggaaacccTGCTGACTCATCGGTGACTCTACTGACCTACCATTGACTAGACTGACTCACTACCGACTCTGGACACTCAGAAATTGCACCCACTGACTCACAACTGATTCCCACTGACTCATATGAAAACCGGCTGACTAACTGGTGACTACTAACCTACCATAGTCCAAATATACTCACTGAATGGTCTAGCTGGTCAGAAATCGTTCACACTGACTCACAACTGATTCCTATTGATTTTACTGACTCATAAGAA
Proteins encoded:
- the LOC126981236 gene encoding uncharacterized protein LOC126981236, with the translated sequence MMMVMLWVLCGALLSVASAAGGARSCYHCRVRESCLTEGEAKVRRCAPAVDHCVRKLTLSRVTGVAVTEMYCGGRDFLNAARDRGLVEERCYTEEEELVLVEGRDRRTTTTVCYCAADLCNAHPPPPAPPAALVFLLPLLLVFLHSVSCVSVLPFSSSSSVVESLRT